One Triticum dicoccoides isolate Atlit2015 ecotype Zavitan chromosome 5B, WEW_v2.0, whole genome shotgun sequence genomic window carries:
- the LOC119309102 gene encoding uncharacterized protein LOC119309102, whose translation MDRKFLNMVLHEYGSRMYSLCRIKLSTHLFYPTAKEATTAHEDANARKKKHGGWPSTISSCKRPPSTLVNFSVPPSTAAASNMRFFSLLPEQGESSVMFTDPSCNSAVYDMDMKSFVLAPSSYFCKPYDSITVSIRNRCSSGNFLDHEDDHGLYVMNSLDDSFEFFNYCKVGLSTYPLLYNKWYWSPLPSPPSRTSPLVAAAVIDNSTICASSKNGTYTFDISREVWSHTGSWVLPFHRAAEYVPELGLWFGLQAPGTWQNRLCAFDLSSSAMAESAPSPLHDWEYLDLLPDELLPVGRALVNLGSGKFCIATHCRKDRSALQEEDELENIRSLGGNGGVQTLLTGVEVVRCADGLQLIHHKSQRYNIENLSIHCVL comes from the coding sequence ATGGATCGCAAGTTTCTGAATATGGTCCTGCACGAGTATGGCAGTAGAATGTATTCGCTGTGCCGCATCAAGCTCTCCACTCATCTCTTCTATCCGACAGCAAAAGAGGCAACAACAGCCCATGAAGATGCaaatgcaaggaagaagaagcatGGGGGATGGCCATCAACGATCTCGAGCTGCAAGCGCCCGCCAAGTACTTTGGTCAACTTCTCGGTGCCACCCAGCACTGCTGCCGCCAGTAACATGCGTTTCTTCTCCCTCCTGCCTGAGCAGGGAGAGTCCTCTGTCATGTTCACTGACCCTTCTTGCAACTCCGCAGTCTACGATATGGACATGAAGTCTTTCGTTCTCGCACCCAGCTCATACTTCTGCAAACCGTATGATTCCATCACCGTGTCCATTAGGAACCGATGCAGCAGTGGCAATTTCTTGGACCACGAAGATGATCACGGCCTCTACGTCATGAACAGCTTGGACGACAGCTTTGAGTTCTTCAATTACTGCAAGGTTGGCTTATCTACCTATCCGTTGCTGTACAATAAGTGGTACTGGAGTCCTCTGCCGTCTCCACCGTCCCGCACCAGTCCTCTTGTTGCAGCGGCGGTGATTGACAACTCCACCATATGCGCGTCATCCAAGAACGGCACCTACACCTTTGATATTTCGAGGGAGGTGTGGAGCCACACTGGCAGCTGGGTGCTGCCCTTCCACCGCGCAGCAGAGTATGTCCCTGAGCTTGGACTCTGGTTCGGCCTCCAGGCCCCTGGCACCTGGCAAAATCGCTTATGTGCATTTGACCTTTCATCCTCTGCCATGGCGGAATCTGCTCCTTCACCCCTGCATGATTGGGAATACCTCGATCTCCTCCCCGACGAGTTGCTGCCGGTGGGGCGTGCCTTGGTGAACCTGGGCTCGGGCAAGTTTTGCATCGCGACCCACTGCAGGAAGGATAGGTCTGCACTCCAGGAGGAGGACGAGCTGGAGAATATTAGGAGTTTGGGTGGAAATGGGGGTGTGCAAACTCTCTTGACTGGCGTGGAGGTGGTCCGCTGCGCCGACGGGCTCCAGCTTATCCACCACAAGTCCCAACGTTACAACATTGAAAACTTAAGTATCCACTGTGTGCTCTGA